The following proteins are encoded in a genomic region of Brachypodium distachyon strain Bd21 chromosome 1, Brachypodium_distachyon_v3.0, whole genome shotgun sequence:
- the LOC100821080 gene encoding uncharacterized protein LOC100821080, whose amino-acid sequence MTSSSSHHHDCASSTSSTPRGSVNGNGNYQHPPPLAPPSQAHVQQQQPHGGPCVRLMCSFGGRILPRPGDQQLRYVGGETRIVSVPRTACYAVLVAALAKLAPALFAPGAPNPTLRYQLPQDDLDALISVSSDDDVDNLMDELDRVHGLAASAIKPPRLRLFLFASSPPDHSSAGAFGSVLSGTGDVTSEQLFVDSINAPAPGSIDRGRSEASSIVSENPSNLDYLLGFDPTSDEPSPRMDPRPKSDMEMAHGEDYALAPRPRTPPFPYVAESAPWPAPPPPYMGQPVYYFPVRPVHYLEAAGQGGGYMPGPVYHIVGGGGNEGPGDLYAPGSVGGVYGLPHSVQPFRPIMYAPPRPSADVYPAEGKPPEGGSNAS is encoded by the coding sequence atgacgtcatcgtcgtcgcatCACCACGACTGCGCCTcgtccacctcctccacccctcGCGGCAGCGtcaacggcaacggcaactACCAGCACCCGCCGCCTCTGGCCCCTCCCTCGCAGGCGcatgtgcagcagcagcagccgcacgGGGGTCCATGCGTGCGCCTCATGTGCAGCTTCGGCGGCCGCATCCTGCCGCGCCCGGGCGACCAGCAGCTCCGCTACGTCGGCGGGGAGACCCGCATCGTCTCCGTCCCGCGCACCGCCTGCTacgccgtcctcgtcgccgcgctcGCCAAGCTCGCCCCCGCGCTCTTCGCCCCGGGCGCGCCCAACCCGACGCTCAGGTACCAGCTCCCGCAGGACGACCTCGACGCGCTCATCTCCGTctcctccgacgacgacgtcgacaACCTCATGGACGAGCTCGACCGCGTCCacggcctcgccgcctccgccatcaAGCCTCCCCGCCtgcgcctcttcctcttcgcctcctcgccgccagaCCACTCCTCCGCGGGCGCCTTCGGGTCCGTcctctccggcaccggcgacgTCACCTCGGAGCAGCTGTTCGTCGACTCAATCAACGCCCCCGCGCCGGGTTCCATCGACCGCGGCCGATCCGAGGCATCGTCGATCGTCTCGGAGAACCCCTCGAACCTGGACTACCTCTTAGGCTTCGACCCCACCTCTGACGAGCCCAGCCCCCGCATGGACCCGCGGCCCAAGTCCGACATGGAGATGGCGCACGGCGAGGACTACGCGCTGGCACCCCGGCCGCGCACGCCTCCGTTCCCGTACGTCGCGGAGAgcgcgccatggccggcccCGCCTCCACCGTACATGGGGCAGCCGGTGTACTACTTCCCTGTGCGCCCGGTCCACTACCTCGAAGCGGCTGGGCAGGGCGGCGGCTACATGCCCGGGCCGGTTTACCACATTGTCGGCGGGGGAGGAAACGAAGGCCCTGGAGATCTCTACGCACCTGGAAGCGTCGGTGGCGTCTACGGCCTCCCGCACTCCGTCCAGCCATTCCGTCCGATCATGTACGCGCCGCCCAGGCCCAGCGCGGACGTCTACCCTGCAGAGGGGAAGCCGCCGGAAGGTGGGTCCAACGCTTCCTAG
- the LOC100821378 gene encoding cytochrome b6-f complex iron-sulfur subunit, chloroplastic codes for MASTALSTASNPTRLCRPLPSLGKPVRGLGFARERIPRNITCMAGSISADRVPDMSKRELMNLLLLGAISLPTFGMLVPYGSFLVPAGSGSNTGGTVAKDKLGNDILVEEWLKTHGPNDRTLAQGLKGDPTYLVVEADKTLATYGINAVCTHLGCVVPFNTAENKFLCPCHGSQYNNQGKVVRGPAPLSLALVHADVDDGKVVFVPWVETDFRTGENPWWK; via the exons ATGGCTTCCACCGCGCTCTCCACCGCCTCCAACCCCACTCGG CTCTGCCGGCCCCTTCCTTCGCTGGGCAAGCCGGTCAGGGGCCTGGGCTTCGCCCGGGAGCGCATCCCGAGGAACATCACGTGCATGGCCGGCAGCATctccgccgaccgcgtcccggACATGAGTAAGAGGGAGCTGATGAACCTCCTCCTGCTGGGCGCCATCTCGCTCCCCACCTTCGGCATGCTCGTCCCCTACGGCTCCTTCCTCGTCCCCGCCGG CTCCGGGAGCAACACCGGCGGGACCGTCGCCAAGGACAAGCTCGGCAACGACATCCTCGTCGAGGAATGGCTCAAGACGCACGGCCCCAACGACCGCACGCTCGCACAGGGACTCAAG GGTGATCCGACGTACCTCGTCGTGGAGGCCGACAAGACCCTCGCCACCTACGGGATCAACGCGGTCTGCACCCACCTTGGCTGCGTCGTGCCGTTTAACACCGCCGAGAACAAGTTCCTTTGCCCTTGCCATGGATCCCAGTACAACAACCAGGGCAAGGTTGTCCGTGGACCTGCTCCCCTG TCGCTGGCCCTGGTTCATGCTGACGTTGATGATGGCAAGGTCGTCTTCGTCCCGTGGGTCGAGACCGACTTCAGGACCGGCGAGAACCCATGGTGGAAATAA